The Heptranchias perlo isolate sHepPer1 chromosome 17, sHepPer1.hap1, whole genome shotgun sequence genome has a segment encoding these proteins:
- the hmces gene encoding abasic site processing protein HMCES — MCGRTACTLAADQLRRACAYRDRHGRRRDPQWRDGDQDKYQPSFNRSPHSNGPVLVSRRHFHKDAESAEPILAAMRWGLIPSWFRESDPSKMQYNTSNCRSDGMMQKKSYKDPLFRGQRCVVLADGFFEWQRQQGEKQPYFIHFPQTCEKEETDGEEWKGRRLLTMAGLFDCWRPPGGGEALYTYTIITVDASKAMNWIHDRLSQVWFLMVVYHAVCQEPTPTASSKMMMNWLQTSSPKKEETGAGRPVKVETPKKSSVGLMQMWLRKTEESPAKKLRTT, encoded by the exons ATGTGCGGACGCACTGCTTGCACACTGGCTGCTGATCAGCTCAGACGCGCCTGTGCCTATCGAGACAGACATGGAAGGAGGAGAGATCCTCAATGGAGAGATGGGGACCAAGATAAGTACCAGCCCTCGTTCAACAGAAGCCCCCATTCCAACGGCCCAGTGCTGGTGTCCAGGAGACACTTTCACAAA GATGCGGAGAGTGCAGAGCCTATCCTAGCAGCCATGCGCTGGGGTCTTATTCCTTCCTGGTTTCGGGAGAGTGACCCCTCGAAAATGCAGTACAACACCAGCAACTGCCGCAGTGATGGGATGATGCAGAAGAAGTCATACAAG GATCCACTCTTCAGAGGACAGCGCTGCGTTGTGTTGGCCGATGGATTCTTCGAGTGGCAGAGGCAACAAGGGGAGAAGCAGCCCTATTTCATCCACTTCCCACAGACCTGCGAGAAAGAGgag acagatggtgaggagtggaaggGCCGGCGTCTGCTGACCATGGCCGGGCTCTTCGACTGTTGGAGGCCGCCCGGTGGAGGGGAGGCGCTTTACACTTACACCATCATCACGGTGGACGCTTCCAAGGCCATGAACTGGATACACGACag GTTATCTCAAG TTTGGTTTTTAATGGTTGTGTATCATGCTGTCTGCCAGGAACCCACACCCACTGCCAGCAGTAAGATGATGATGAACTGGCTACAAACCTCCTCGCCCAAGAAGGAGGAGACGGGAGCAGGGAGGCCCGTTAAGGTGGAGACGCCAAAGAAAAGCAGCGTGGGGTTAATGCAGATGTGGCTTCGGAAAACCGAGGAGTCCCCGGCAAAAAAACTACGCACGACGTGA